One window of Macrococcus sp. 19Msa1099 genomic DNA carries:
- a CDS encoding helix-turn-helix transcriptional regulator — protein sequence MKNRLKELRAREGYNQTQLAKLAHVSRQTISLIERDDLMPSILTAVRIARIFNERVEDIFIFEEDEL from the coding sequence TTGAAGAATCGATTAAAGGAACTCCGTGCAAGAGAGGGATATAATCAAACCCAGCTTGCCAAACTTGCGCATGTTTCAAGGCAGACGATTTCACTTATCGAACGCGATGATCTCATGCCATCCATACTGACCGCTGTTAGAATCGCTAGAATATTTAATGAGCGGGTAGAAGATATATTTATATTTGAGGAGGATGAGTTATGA